The genomic region ATGATGGATGATTTGCCTAGCAGATACGTCATCGATACCAGCTTGGTATCGGCCTCTTTGATTAAAGCGATCTCGTCTTTTAATTCAATATTATCAAAGTCACGCAGGTCAAACTCGCTCATCGCGCCTGATCGCGTTGCAACATAAAGATAACGTTGATCACCACTCAGCAGCATACTAGCTACATCAGGAACGAATGGTAACGGCTCGCTTTGCTCACTCAATTCCACTTCTTCGGTAATGAAATTGACGTCTTTCGTTACCTTAGTGATCGCGCTGCTTGCATCACCAATCGCAGCAATCGTTAAACTATCACTACCATCACGTAGGGTGAGTTTATTAATCGCGAAATCGGCCACATCTATCGGCTCTTCACCGTATGGGTATTCCACAACTGGGGTGATTTTACGTGTGCCGCCAGGGTAAGAAATTTTGTAATCATGTTTTACGATTAACGCTTTACCATCTTCGTAACCAAATGCAATCAAACGACTGGTATCCGATTCAACCGCAAACGCCGTTACTTTTTCAGTACGAAGGTTTTTAATGGTGTTGATCACGCTGCCGTCAGCAACAGAGAAGAAGACGATACTACCATTGCTTGTCACTCGCATTCCGACTTCGGATTGCTCCTCCGTCGTTAAATAAAGGCTTTTTCCTTGATCCTCTGCAGGCAAAGTGTAACTCGCCTCAAGATCAATACTGGCGCTGGAAAACAAGGGCGCCACTTCATAAAGTAAGTAGAAGCAAATAAGCAGAACAGCCAAAATAACACTGCTGCCCCCCACGGCAATGCCCATTCCAGCCATACGGTCTTTCAGGGCGCGAATTTTACGATGACGCTTTAAAGCTGGCGTATTGAAATCCAGTTCAGGCATCTGATGGTCAGTTGATTTAGTCATCCGCATTCATCTTTGTTGTGTGACGTTTTTATATGACAGTAGTGTGACAGCCTACGAACCAAGAAAAGTAGGAGAGCATTTTGGCCCTCCTACTTTAAGCATATCGTCCGTAGCTCGCTACAGCGTTACTTAGTTAATACCTAAATCTTTCAGGTACTTAGTAGCTACTTTCGCTGGAAGAGGAACATAGCCGTCTTTTACGACAACCTCTTGACCCATTTTAGAAAGTACCATTTTAACGAATTCACGCTGTAGTGGTTCAAGCGGCTTATTAGGCGCTTTGTTTACATAAACGTAAAGGAAACGAGACAATGGGTATGCGCCAGTTGCTGCGTTTTCAATCGTTGCATCGATGAACTTACCACCTTCTTTCTTCGTCAAAGGAACAGCGCGTACAGAAGACGTTTTGTAACCGATACCAGAGTAACCAATACCGTTAAGAGACGTAGAAACAGACTGAACAACAGAAGCAGAACCTGGTTGCTCGTTTACAGAGTTTTTGAAGTCACCTTTGAAAAGCGCGTGCTCTTTAAAGTAACCGTAAGTACCAGATACTGAGTTACGACCAAACAATTGAATATCACGGTTCGCCCAAGCACCAGTCAGACCAGCTTTGCCCCAGTTAGTAATGTCTTCGCTGTGACCACCCTTACGAGTAGAAGAGAAAATGGCATCCACTTCAGGAAGAGACAAACCTTTGATTGGGTTATCTTTGTGTACGAATACTGCTAGAGCATCGATTGCTACTGGAACTGCAGTTGGCTTGTAGCCGTATTTTTTCTCGAACGCTGCGATCTCTTTGTCTTTCATCATACGAGACATAGGACCGAAGTTAGACGTACCTTCTGTCAACGCTGGTGGCGCAGTAGAAGAACCTGCCGCTTGAATTTGAATATTTACATTTGGGTATAGGCGTTTAAAGTCTTCCGCCCACAATGTCATTAGGTTCGCTAGGGTGTCAGAGCCAACACTTGAAATATTGCCAGAAACGCCACTTGCTTTGCTGTAAGACATCAAATTTGAATCAACATCTGCAAAAGCGTTAACAGAAACGCCTACTGCCGCTGTCATCGCTAAACCTGCAACTAGTTTTTTCATCACATAAACCTCAGTGGTTGTAGTCAAATATTTATGAGCAACTGCCCATAGCTCGTTCGATGTTTTTCACTATAAAAGGCTTATGTGACAAAAATGTTAAACAATGAAATATTTCAAAAATAAATGTTGGGGCTTTACACAATTAAGAGAAAACCAATGTAGCCTCAATAAACACTCCTATACTTCCTCTGCGTTGTTTTTATCACAAAGAACCGCTTAATTTCCGTTAAATACCTTCTAACAGGCCTTTCGCGCCGCCTGTAATATTCCCAAGCGTGGCGTTATCCAATAGACTAACGATCCGGATTTTATAGGCACTGTGGGCTCTTTAAACGTCCGATAAAAAATGATTAAAAACTGTGGGTATTTTAATGTTAAACAAACTGGTCAGTTCGGCTGAGGCGATTTCCCATTACATGGGAAGGTGCGTTGCTTGGCTTACATTAGCGATGATGCTGCTTACATGCCTCATCGTACTTTTGCGTTATGGCTTTGATATTGGTGCGATTGCTCTACAAGAGTCCGTGCTTTATATGCATGCTATGGTCTTTATGTTGGGCGCGGCGTATACCTTTAAAGATGATGAACACGTTCGCGTGGATGTTTTTTATCGTGATTTCTCTGTCACTAAAAAAGCGTGGGTGAATATCATTGGCGGCCTTTTCTTCCTTCTGCCATTCACACTTTATACTGCGTATTTGAGTTTTGATTACGTGAGTGCTTCTTGGCGCGTATTAGAGACCTCTCCTGAACCGGGCGGCTTACCTTTTGTGTATCTTCTAAAGACGTTAATTCCCATCATGATGGTGAGTATGATCATTCAAGGTTCGGCTGATATTTTAAAAAATATTGGCATTGTGACTGCGGCTCGCTCCCCCATTAATAGACAGGCTAAAGGACAAAACTAATGGCTGAATTTATTCCTTTATGGCTCTTTGCCGGCGTTTGTGTCTGCTTGCTGTTCGGTTACCCTGTCGCATTTTCTCTGGGTGGTACAGCGCTTATTTTTGCGGCTGTTGGCTCTTTGTTCGGTACCTTTGATAGCGTTTTCCTAGAAGCCTTGCCAAACCGTTTATTCGGTATTATCGGCAATGAAACCCTAATCGCTGTCCCGCTTTTTGTGCTGATGGGCGTTTTGCTCGAAAAATCCAAGTTGGCTGAGAAACTACTCGACTCCATGGCGATGCTATTTGGCACCTTGCGTGGCGGTTTAGGCATTTCCGTTATTCTGGTGGGCATGTTGCTGGCGGCAAGCACAGGTATTGTGGGTGCGACCGTGGTAACTATGGGTATGATCTCGTTACCCACCATGTTGCGTCGTGGTTACGATCCGGCTTTAGCGGCGGGGACTATTTGCGCCACAGGGACATTAGGTCAAATCATTCCACCATCCATCGCCTTGGTTTTATTAGGCGACGTCATGTCCAATGCGTATCAAAAAGCGCAATTAGAAATGGGGATTTTTTCACCTAAAACAATCTCTGTGGGTGACTTGTTTGTTGGTGCCTTAATTCCTGGATTGATATTGGTCGGCCTTTATATTCTTTACGTTATCATGGTCGCTTGGTTGCAGCCGCACAAAGCGCCCGCAGTGCCTCGTGAAGAATTACGTAATGGCTCAAACGAATCCTTAGTCGTTCAACTGTTTAAAGGATTGGTACCGCCTTTAGTACTTATCTTCGCCGTATTGGGGTCTATTCTTAGTGGGATTGCGACACCGACTGAAGCCGCTGGCGTTGGCGCATTAGGCGCCGCTTTGTTGGCGATTGGAAGTGGCAAGCTAAGCCTTCCAACCTTGAAAGACGCTGTGTATTCGACGACTAAAGTCACCTGCATGGTGTTCATGATCCTGATCGGTGCCTCGTTATTTTCTTTGGTATTCCGAGGTTTTGGTGGCGAAGAACTGATTCAAGACTTCTTCTCGCAATTGCCTGGTGGCGTAGTTGGCGCAATGATCGTCGTAATGTTGCTGATGTTCTTCCTTGGCTTCATCTTAGACTTCATTGAAATCACTTTTGTGGTTGTACCAATCGTTGCGCCAGTGCTGCTCGCTATGGGCTTAGACCCAGTGTGGTTGGGGATTATGATGGCTATCAACTTACAGACATCGTTCCTAACACCACCATTTGGATTCGCACTGTTTTACTTGCGTGGTGTTGCGCCACCAGAACTGAAAACTCAGTCTATTTATAAAGGGGTTTTGCCTTTTATCCTTATTCAGGTGTTAGTACTAATCATGTTATCCATTTGGCCAGATCTAGCGACTTGGCTGCCTGAACAGGTCTATGCCGACTAATCTAAGACATAACGTTTGAAATAACAAAAACAGAACGTATTAAGTTAGGACAAAAACATGAAAACAATGCAAATGACAGACTACGGCCCAGCCAGCGATTTATCGCTGGTTGATGCGCCAAAGCCAAGCATCAACGAAGACCAAATTTTGGTTCAAGTCGGTGCGGCTGGTGTGAACCCAGTGGACACTTACATTCGCTCAGGAACCAATAATTACTCAGCCAATTTCCCGCACACACCAGGTTCTGATGGCGCAGGTACGATTGCGGAACTGGGCGCTAATGTTGTTGGTTTCGAGATAGGTCAGCGTGTTTATTTTAGTCGTAACCTAAGCGGTTCCTCGGCAGAGTTTGCCGCTTGCGCGGCAACTCATACGTATCCGCTGGCAGATGCTTTGTCTTTCGAAGAAGGGGCTTGTGTCGGTATTCCTTATACAACAGCGCATCGAGCTTTATTTGGTCGTGCCAACGGCAAAGCAGGTGACAAGGTATTAGTACATGGCGCAACCGGCGCTGTCGGTATTGCCACGGTGCAATTAGCATTGGCTGCAGGCATGGACGTGGTTGCCAGCTCAGGTACGGTAGAAGGTGCTGAATTGCTGCGTCAGCAAGGTGTTACTAACATCATTATGCACAATGAAGCAGACCATCTTGCGCCTTATCAATCGTTAGAGGCGGGTTTTGATATTGTTATCGAGATGCTGGCCAACCACAACTTAGATCAAGACTTAAAAGCCTTGGCCTTTGGTGGTTGTGTGGCGGTTGTCGGCAACCGCGGTACGGTTGAAATCAACCCTCGTGACTTAATGGCGCGTGATGCCTCTGTCGTCGGTGTGGCATTGGCTAATGTGAAACCAGCCGAACTGGCCTTGATTGCAAAGTCCTTGCGTCCATTGTTTGAAAGAGGCGTGCTAAAGCCCGTTATTCGTCATAGCTACCCGCTTACCGAATTAGCACAAGCACACGATGATGTCTTAAAGTCTGGTGCGCTAGGTAACCTTGTTATTCGTATAAGCTAGCACCCTAGTAGAACAAAAAAAGACGGCGCCTTAATAAGCTCTTTATGACGTTGAGCGCCGTCTTTACTTTTCCCTTCCATATGCTTCTTTATTCACTATAAACACTCTATTCATGCGGTAAAATCCGACATCTTCACAAAAATACGCTACTAAAGCAGCCTTAAGGCCGCTATACTTTCTGATTAATGTTTATTTAAAAGGCATATTTTGACTGATTCTGATTCCGATGTTTTCAGCCTGCCTTCCGAAGCCGATGCCCATGATCATGATTATCATCAACTGGTAATCGTGCTGGATGGCAATACCGATTTCGACATAGAAGGCAAAGGCAAGCAACTGCATACTGGCGAAGGTTGTATTCTTCCGTCAGAGAACAGTCATGCGTTTGCGGGTCTGGGAGAAAATCGTATCATGGTGGTTAACCTGCCTGTTCCACCGCAAAAAGGCATTACCGACGAAGAATACGAAATCGTATCGCGTTTGTTTGATCAGGCGGCGTATTTTCAGCTCAATCCTCGCTTGCAAATACTGGCTTCCGCTCTGTCTGGTGAATTACAGCAATACCCAAACGATATGATTCTGGCTCGTGCTTGCGGCAATACCTTGTTAAGCGCCATTCGTCATCAGATCAATAACAAAGATGTACGCTCCCGAGGCAATCATCTCGATATCGATAAACTGGACCAGTTTATCGAGCTAAATTTGTCTCGTCGCGTTCATATTGATCAATTAGCAAACTTTTGCTTTTTGAGTGTCAGTCAGTTTCACGAACGTTTCAAAGATCGTACCGGCATGACACCGCATCAATACTTAATGCGCAAGCGCTTAGAACGTGCTCAAAGCTTACTCGCCGAAGGTTTTCCACCTATTCAAGTGGCCGAAATGTGTGGTTTCTCCAGCCAAAGCGCCATGACTAATGTGTTCTCTCAGACTCTTGGAATTACGCCATTAAAATACCAAAAACAATTTGGTAATCGCTGATTCTCGGTCCTAATTCATAAAACCCAACAACCCTCTCCCACTTATAAGCATTGCCATCACCTCCCAAAACTTCTGCACAAGAATAAATGACTGCTATGCTTATTCTTGTCCAGTCGGACTTTCTTATAAAAAAAAACGACTTTTTCGAAAGACAATTTATCCCTTCTGTCACTAAAGTGTCAGCATTATCCAGACATGCATTTTTTTGATTCAGCAGAGTGAAAAGCAGTCAAAAAAACGCTTAATGCTCTATAACAATATGCGGCCTTACTAAAACACCATGCTGTTTTTTTATGTTAACGCGGGAGAATCCAACCATGTTTAAAGCGATTGAGGTGTTACAGCCTAACTTCATTCAGCGTCCACTCAATGAATTGTGGCAGCTAATTTCCCCTCTTTATAATATGGATGAAGAGAAGTGGTTAAATGAACTATTACCTTTAGCCAAACCCACGGAAGGTGAGCTAGAAAACCAAACCAATGCTGCTGCAAATTTAATTACTGACGTTCGCAAAGACGACGACAGTATGTCAATGATTGACGCTTTGTTATTGGAATACAGCCTAGACACTAAAGAAGGCATCTTGCTGATGTGTTTGGCAGAAGCGCTAATGCGCGTGCCGGACAAAGAAACCGCTGATGCTTTTATCAAAGACCGTTTGAGCGTTGCCGACTGGGCATCTCACGCTAAAAACTCTGATTCTTTCTTCGTAAATGCTTCTACTTGGGGTTTATTGTTGACGGGCAAAATCGTCACGATGGACGAGAACAAAGACGGCACGCCCGCTAACTTGGTGAATCGCATGGTGAACCGTGTTTCTGAGCCGGTAATTCGTAAAGCGATGAACCAAGCGATGAAAATCATGGGGCATCAGTTTGTACTTGGTCGCAGCATTGAAGAGGCCTTGTCCCGTGGCAAAAGCTACCGCGACAAAGGTTATACTTATTCTTTCGATATGCTGGGTGAAGCCGCACTAACCGCTGCTGACGCTGACAAATACCTAACGTCTTATATGAAAGCCGTAGAATCTGTCGGCAAAGACACTTACAGCCAAAAACACCGCCCGACTATTTCTATCAAGCTGTCCGCTCTTCACCCACGTTACGAAGTGGGTTGTGAAGAACGAGTTATGACCGAACTGTTTGAAAATGTTAAGACCTTGATCACCAAAGCACGTTCGTTAAACGTCGGCATCACCATCGATGCGGAAGAAGCAGATCGTCTAGAGCTGTCTTTGCATTTATTCGAAAAACTTTATCGCGACGAATGCACCAAAGGCTGGGGCTTGTTTGGTCTTGTGGTTCAGGCTTACTCAAAACGCGCTTTACCGGTTTTGGTTTGGTTAGCTGCACTTTCAAAAGAGCAAGGTGATCGCATTCCTGTACGCCTTGTAAAAGGTGCTTACTGGGACTCTGAAATCAAGATGTGCCAACAACGCGGCATCAATGGCTACCCAGTTTACACTCGTAAAGAATCCACCGACGTGTCTTACCTAGCTTGTGCGCACTTCTTATTAAGCGAGCATACTCGTGCGAACATATTCCCGCAGTTTGCGAGCCACAACGCGCACACTATCGCGACAATTAGCTGCATCGCCAAGCAACTAGGTGCGACAACAGAAGAGTTCGAATTCCAGCGACTACACGGAATGGGTGATGCGCTGTACAACCGCCTGATCAAAGACAGCGACATCTGTGTGCGTATTTATGCGCCTGTAGGTAGCCATAAAGACTTGCTTCCTTACTTGGTTCGTCGTCTGCTAGAAAATGGTGCCAACAGCTCATTCGTTCACCGTTTAATCGACGCTAGTTACCCTGTTTCTGAGTTGATCGATCACCCAGTAACAACACTTGAAAGCCGTAAAACGTTGGCGAATCCACATATCAGCTTGCCTTCAGGTTTGTTTGACGACCGTAAGAACTCTTTTGGTCCAAACATCGAGATTGACTCTGAATGGACGCCATTCAAAGCAAAAATTGATGTATTCATGGGACAAGACACCCAATGGCGTGCCTTCCCTATCGTTGGCGGCGAAAAAGTCACAACAGGTCAAACGCATTCTGTCGACAGCCCTTACGACCACAGCCAAACAGCAGGTCAAATTGACTGGGCAGACGCAGCGACGGTTACCAAGGCAATTGATCTTGCCGAAGCCGCTTTCCCTGCATGGTCTGCGCGTCCAGCCACAGAACGTGCTGACTGCCTAGACAAAATGGCTGACTTGATGGAAGAAAACTACGCTGAATTGATGGCCCTTTGCCACCGTGAAGCGGGTAAAACGATTCAAGACAGCATTGATGAAGTACGTGAAGCCGTGGATTTCTGTCGCTATTACGCGCAACAAGCCCGTAGCCACTTCGCTAACCCAACGCACTACAAAGATTTCTTAGGCCAAGACAAACAAACCAAGCTAAACGGCCGCGGCGTGTTCACTTGTATCAGCCCATGGAACTTCCCATTGGCCATCTTTACAGGCCAAGTAGTTGCCGCGCTTGTAGTGGGCAACACAGTGGTTGCAAAACCAGCTGAGCAGACAAGCTTAATCGCTTTCCGCGCTATCGAAATGCTACACCAAGCAGGTGTTCCAACAGACGTACTTCACTTGTTACCAGGTGACGGTGCCACCGTTGGTGCTCCACTGACTAGCGACAAACGCATTGCTGGCCTTGCCTTCACAGGTTCCACTGGAACAGCACAATTGATCAACCGTACTCTAGCGGCTCGTGGCGTAGCGCCAGTGCCAGTGATTGCAGAAACCGGTGGTCAAAACGCCATGTTGGTTGATTCTACGTCTTTACCTGAACAAGTAGTGCGTGATGCGGTTCGTTCAGCCTTTGCTTCTGCGGGTCAGCGTTGTTCAGCATTGCGCGTATTGTTCGTACAAGCAGACATCGCAGACCGTGTCATTCCGATGATCAAAGGCGCCATGCAAGAACAAACTGTTGGTTTGCCTTACCTACACAGCACAGATGTGGGTCCGGTTATCGACAAAAAAGCTCAAGACATGTTGCTTAAACACATCGAACGTATGACCAAAGAAAGCAAGTTAATTGCCCAAGCAGAACTGCCAGACTTCGCTAAAAACGGCACCTACGTTGCGCCAACGGCATTTGAAATCAGCAGCATTGACCAGCTAACGGATGAGAAGTTTGGCCCTATCCTTCACGTTGTACGCTACAAAGCACGCGACTTGGATAAGATCATCGACACCATCAATAACTCAGGCTTTGGTTTGACTATGGGCGTTCACAGCCGAAATGAAACCACTTGTGCTCGTATCGCAAGTCGCGCTCGTGTTGGTAACCTATATATCAACCGTGACCAAGTCGGTGCGGTGGTGGGTGTTCAGCCTTTCGGCGGACAAGGCTTGTCCGGCACAGGACCAAAAGCTGGCGGTCCTCATTACCTTCAACGCTTCGCTATTGAGCAAGACCTTTAAGGGGAGACATTACTATGACAATCGTACAACCTATCCAAATTCAGGTCGCTCAAAAAGTCTTCGAAGCATGGGATAAGCTAGGCGTAAATGGTCGTGCAGAAAAACTGCAAAAAGCCCTTAACGTTTTCCCTAGCGAACAAGGAAAAATGGCTGCTTGGCAGATCGACAATGCGAAACAATCTATTTCCGAAACACGCGTTATGCCTGGACCAACTGGCGAACGCAATGAGCTGTCAAACCAAGGTCGTGGCGTGTTTCTTTGCTCATCTTTTTTTGAAGGCGATAACGCAAAAATCGGCTTAGTTGGTCAAGTGTTTGCCGCGCTAATAGCAGGAAATCCAGTGATTACAGTTGGCCCAATGGGACAAGAAATCATGGATATAATTTCCCCATTCGTTGCGGAAGGTGTGGTTCAAAATATTGCAGACTCTGCACAAGACTCGTTGATCGAAGCCGATCACCTTGCTGGTATTGCAACACTTTGCGACCCTGCACAAGCTCAACAACTAAGCCAACGTTTAGCCGCGAAAAGCGGCCTAATCTGCCAATTGGTAGAAGAAACGGATGCAGATAATCTAAGTGTAATTGCCAAACCGCATTACATTCTACGTTTTGTCACAGAGCGTACCGTGTCTAACAACACCACCGCAATCGGCGGTAACGCGACACTGCTTGAATTGGGCAGCATGAACGACTAAACCTGCTCATCATAGATACGCTGTAAAAAAGGGCCCTTCTTGGTAGCAAGAAGGGCCCTTAATTTTATTTATTGCTCAAAAACGTTCTGTTACTCAAGCTCACGAGCATTGATATAAGCCCGCTCAGACACTTCGTGCCACGCTCTTACTTTGCCATTAAACTCTTTAAATGAGTTGTAGACTTTTTGACTCATTGGGTCTGCTTCAGCCACTTCTTCCAAAGTTTCAGCGGAGGCTTTTTTCAATGCTACCAAGACTTCCCTTGGGAAGGCTTTGAAAATAACATGATGTTCGTTCACCAAGGTTTCTAATGCCGCATTATTACGTGCTGTAAACTCATCCAACATATCGGCATTCACTTGGCGAGTCGCCGCTCGAACGATCAGCTGAAGATCTTTTGGCAAAGCCTCAAACGCGTCTTTGTTGTAAATGGCTTCCATCGTAGAACCTGGCTCGTGCCAACCTGGGTAGTAGTAAAACTTCGCCGCTTTATACAAGCCAAAAGCGAGGTCGTTGTAAGGGCCAACCCATTCTGTTGCATCAATAGTACCCGTTTGTAACGCCGTAAAGATTTCACTGCCTGGCAAATTAACCGGTGTGCCACCGACTTT from Marinomonas rhizomae harbors:
- a CDS encoding helix-turn-helix domain-containing protein; translation: MTDSDSDVFSLPSEADAHDHDYHQLVIVLDGNTDFDIEGKGKQLHTGEGCILPSENSHAFAGLGENRIMVVNLPVPPQKGITDEEYEIVSRLFDQAAYFQLNPRLQILASALSGELQQYPNDMILARACGNTLLSAIRHQINNKDVRSRGNHLDIDKLDQFIELNLSRRVHIDQLANFCFLSVSQFHERFKDRTGMTPHQYLMRKRLERAQSLLAEGFPPIQVAEMCGFSSQSAMTNVFSQTLGITPLKYQKQFGNR
- the putA gene encoding bifunctional proline dehydrogenase/L-glutamate gamma-semialdehyde dehydrogenase PutA; amino-acid sequence: MFKAIEVLQPNFIQRPLNELWQLISPLYNMDEEKWLNELLPLAKPTEGELENQTNAAANLITDVRKDDDSMSMIDALLLEYSLDTKEGILLMCLAEALMRVPDKETADAFIKDRLSVADWASHAKNSDSFFVNASTWGLLLTGKIVTMDENKDGTPANLVNRMVNRVSEPVIRKAMNQAMKIMGHQFVLGRSIEEALSRGKSYRDKGYTYSFDMLGEAALTAADADKYLTSYMKAVESVGKDTYSQKHRPTISIKLSALHPRYEVGCEERVMTELFENVKTLITKARSLNVGITIDAEEADRLELSLHLFEKLYRDECTKGWGLFGLVVQAYSKRALPVLVWLAALSKEQGDRIPVRLVKGAYWDSEIKMCQQRGINGYPVYTRKESTDVSYLACAHFLLSEHTRANIFPQFASHNAHTIATISCIAKQLGATTEEFEFQRLHGMGDALYNRLIKDSDICVRIYAPVGSHKDLLPYLVRRLLENGANSSFVHRLIDASYPVSELIDHPVTTLESRKTLANPHISLPSGLFDDRKNSFGPNIEIDSEWTPFKAKIDVFMGQDTQWRAFPIVGGEKVTTGQTHSVDSPYDHSQTAGQIDWADAATVTKAIDLAEAAFPAWSARPATERADCLDKMADLMEENYAELMALCHREAGKTIQDSIDEVREAVDFCRYYAQQARSHFANPTHYKDFLGQDKQTKLNGRGVFTCISPWNFPLAIFTGQVVAALVVGNTVVAKPAEQTSLIAFRAIEMLHQAGVPTDVLHLLPGDGATVGAPLTSDKRIAGLAFTGSTGTAQLINRTLAARGVAPVPVIAETGGQNAMLVDSTSLPEQVVRDAVRSAFASAGQRCSALRVLFVQADIADRVIPMIKGAMQEQTVGLPYLHSTDVGPVIDKKAQDMLLKHIERMTKESKLIAQAELPDFAKNGTYVAPTAFEISSIDQLTDEKFGPILHVVRYKARDLDKIIDTINNSGFGLTMGVHSRNETTCARIASRARVGNLYINRDQVGAVVGVQPFGGQGLSGTGPKAGGPHYLQRFAIEQDL
- a CDS encoding TRAP transporter small permease subunit; this translates as MLNKLVSSAEAISHYMGRCVAWLTLAMMLLTCLIVLLRYGFDIGAIALQESVLYMHAMVFMLGAAYTFKDDEHVRVDVFYRDFSVTKKAWVNIIGGLFFLLPFTLYTAYLSFDYVSASWRVLETSPEPGGLPFVYLLKTLIPIMMVSMIIQGSADILKNIGIVTAARSPINRQAKGQN
- a CDS encoding TRAP transporter large permease, which encodes MAEFIPLWLFAGVCVCLLFGYPVAFSLGGTALIFAAVGSLFGTFDSVFLEALPNRLFGIIGNETLIAVPLFVLMGVLLEKSKLAEKLLDSMAMLFGTLRGGLGISVILVGMLLAASTGIVGATVVTMGMISLPTMLRRGYDPALAAGTICATGTLGQIIPPSIALVLLGDVMSNAYQKAQLEMGIFSPKTISVGDLFVGALIPGLILVGLYILYVIMVAWLQPHKAPAVPREELRNGSNESLVVQLFKGLVPPLVLIFAVLGSILSGIATPTEAAGVGALGAALLAIGSGKLSLPTLKDAVYSTTKVTCMVFMILIGASLFSLVFRGFGGEELIQDFFSQLPGGVVGAMIVVMLLMFFLGFILDFIEITFVVVPIVAPVLLAMGLDPVWLGIMMAINLQTSFLTPPFGFALFYLRGVAPPELKTQSIYKGVLPFILIQVLVLIMLSIWPDLATWLPEQVYAD
- a CDS encoding 1-pyrroline-5-carboxylate dehydrogenase; the protein is MTIVQPIQIQVAQKVFEAWDKLGVNGRAEKLQKALNVFPSEQGKMAAWQIDNAKQSISETRVMPGPTGERNELSNQGRGVFLCSSFFEGDNAKIGLVGQVFAALIAGNPVITVGPMGQEIMDIISPFVAEGVVQNIADSAQDSLIEADHLAGIATLCDPAQAQQLSQRLAAKSGLICQLVEETDADNLSVIAKPHYILRFVTERTVSNNTTAIGGNATLLELGSMND
- a CDS encoding PstS family phosphate ABC transporter substrate-binding protein; this encodes MKKLVAGLAMTAAVGVSVNAFADVDSNLMSYSKASGVSGNISSVGSDTLANLMTLWAEDFKRLYPNVNIQIQAAGSSTAPPALTEGTSNFGPMSRMMKDKEIAAFEKKYGYKPTAVPVAIDALAVFVHKDNPIKGLSLPEVDAIFSSTRKGGHSEDITNWGKAGLTGAWANRDIQLFGRNSVSGTYGYFKEHALFKGDFKNSVNEQPGSASVVQSVSTSLNGIGYSGIGYKTSSVRAVPLTKKEGGKFIDATIENAATGAYPLSRFLYVYVNKAPNKPLEPLQREFVKMVLSKMGQEVVVKDGYVPLPAKVATKYLKDLGIN
- a CDS encoding NADPH:quinone reductase, translating into MKTMQMTDYGPASDLSLVDAPKPSINEDQILVQVGAAGVNPVDTYIRSGTNNYSANFPHTPGSDGAGTIAELGANVVGFEIGQRVYFSRNLSGSSAEFAACAATHTYPLADALSFEEGACVGIPYTTAHRALFGRANGKAGDKVLVHGATGAVGIATVQLALAAGMDVVASSGTVEGAELLRQQGVTNIIMHNEADHLAPYQSLEAGFDIVIEMLANHNLDQDLKALAFGGCVAVVGNRGTVEINPRDLMARDASVVGVALANVKPAELALIAKSLRPLFERGVLKPVIRHSYPLTELAQAHDDVLKSGALGNLVIRIS